The Streptomyces puniciscabiei genomic interval GCTCAGGCGGCCGACCAGCCCCAGGCCCCACCGCAGGCTCCGGCCGCCCGGCCCGCGACCTCTCAGGACCACGGGCTGCGCACCGAGTTCGAGTTCGAGCTGCCGCGCGGGTACGTGGACGAGGCGGGCACGCTCCACCGGCACGGCGCCATGCGTCTGGCCACCGCCCGGGACGAGCTGCGGCCGCAGATCGATCTGCGGGTCAAGGAGAACCCGGCGTATCTGAGTGTGGTGCTGCTGAGCCAGGTGATCACCCGGCTCGGCACCATCACCGATGTGCACGCGGGGATCGTGGAGCGGATGTACGCCACCGACGTCGCGTTCCTCCAGGACTTCTACCGCCGTGTCAACAGCGAGGGCCACACCCGCGCGGCGGTGGTCTGCCCGCACTGCGAGGGCGGCTTCGAGGTCGACCTCTCGGGTGGGCGCCTGGGGGAATCGTGACGTACGCACTCCCCCGGCTGCGGGAGGAGCTCGCGTACATCGCCTACCACTTCCACTGGCAGCGCGAGGAGATCCTCGACCTCACCCACGCCGAGCGGCGGCAGTGGGTGACCGAGATCGCCCGTATCAACACCCGTGTGAACGAAGGTGGTTGAGCTCATGGCATGGCGGGACAGACTACGCCGCCGGAGCACGGCGCCAGGTGCCGGCGGCACCCTGGCAGGTCCCGGCTCCGCGCAGCAGGCCGCGCCGGGTGCCATGAGCACGCCCGCGTCCGGGGCGGCCGGTCCGACCGTGCCCCGCGACTGGGACGGCGGGTGGCGCCGTACGCCGCCGCCGACGCTGACGGTGGCCCGCACCCCGCTCGGCGTGAGCGACGGCCTCGCCTTCCGCTCGGGTCTCACGTCCTGGCAGAACCCGTCGTTCGACGCGGGTCTCGGCCACGCACTGCTGCCTTCCGCGCCGGTCGGCCTGGTGCACGGCGTCACCGGTCCGGTCGCGCCGCGCGCCACCCACAGCGTCGGCGGCCCCCTGCTGCTGCGCGTACCGCGCCCGCAGGCCGAGGAGACAGTGGAGACCGGTCGGCGCGCCGAGGAACCCGTCGAGGAGCGTCCGGACACAGCCGGCGCGCGACAGCGTTCCGCTGCGCCCGTGCCTCAGGTGTCCCGCAGGACACGACCGGGGGCCCGGCCCGACGACACCGGCAGGCGGCAGGATTCCGGTTCCCGGCAGCGGGCGGGCGGCGACGCGCCAGGTTCCGCCGGAGCGGCGGCGGATCCGAACCCGACTCCTCGCGGCACCCGGAGCGGTGACAGCGCCGGCGCGACCGCTTCGGCGGCCTCGGGCCGGGTCGGGCAGTCCGGCCAGGCCGTTCCGCATTCCGTCCAGC includes:
- a CDS encoding DUF6760 family protein codes for the protein MTYALPRLREELAYIAYHFHWQREEILDLTHAERRQWVTEIARINTRVNEGG